CGCAGGGGGTGAAGGCGGCGCGGCGCACCACGGCGGCCACCACGGTACGCGCGCGGCGGAGGCGGTGCCGGCCGGCCGCGAGGCGCGCCGTCGCGGGCAGCGCGCGCAAGCCGTCGTCCACGAAAGTGTGCAGGTCGAGGCGGATGACGCGGAAGACGCGGAGTTTGCCGAGCTCGCCGATGCGACGCCGGCCGAAACACCCGACGCACCCGACACGCCCGACGTGGCCGAAGCGCATGGCGACGCGAAGGATGGCCGCAAGCGTGCGCGCAAGAGCGCGGCGAAGAAGACCGGCGCGAAGAAGGGCGCGGCCGCGAAGGGCACCGGTCGCCCCGCGGCCGGCAAGCCGGACGCCGCTGCGCAGGGCGATGCGGCGCACGGTGGCGATGCGCACGCGCCCGGCCAGCGTGGGGACGAGTCGCATCGCGACGCAGCGCATGACGAGCGGCACGCGGTGGCGCCAGCCGAACCGGCGCCTCGCGCTTCCGGCGCTCGGGACGAGGCAGTGCAATCGTCGCACGACGTGGCGCCGCTCGACGCGACGCCCGAAGGCGCTGCCGAAGCGCCGGCCGCCGCCAAGCCGAAGAAACCGGCCCGCAAGGCGGCACCGCGGGCGCGCCGTCCGCGCAAGACGACGGCTGCCGCCGAGTAACCGGGTAACGGTAGCTGGCAGTTGGCGACAGTCTGACGATCGGCCGGGTCTCGTCCGCAACCGGGCGACACCCGCGCCGCGCCATCCGGGCCGGCGCAATGCCGGCCTGCCGCGCTACCCGTTCAGCCCATACGGCTGAGTCATCACTTCGAGGAAGTGACCGTCCGGATCGTCGAAGTACACGCCGCGTCCGTCGTTGTGGCGGTAGATGTCGCCGGGTTGCCGCTTCGCCGGATCGGCCCAGTGCGGCAGCCCGCGTTCGCGAATGCGCGCGAGCACGCGATCGAAGCCGGCTTCGTCGATCAGGAACGCGTAATGCTGCGACCGGATCTCGCCCGCCTGTTCGTAAAAATCGAGCGACACACCATTGTCGAGCGCGACGACCAGCATCGCGCCGAACGGCGTCGGCGGCGGCAATTCCAGCAGTTCGGTGAGAAAGCGGCTCGACGCATGCTTGTCGCGGCACCAGACGATCGTGTGGTTGAGCTGGACGTTCATGGCGGGTTCCCGTGCGGCGGGGCGGCGGTGGGCATGGACACACGATAGCCGATTGCGGCTGGCAATCAAGCCCGGCAATCAAGCGCAAAAGAAAGCGCAAAAGACGGCCGCCGAAAGAAACACTAACGCTCGGCGCTGTCCAGGAAATCCGGGCGGTTCATTCACGCCCCCCCAAGGGTCGGGATAATGTCCAACTCTTGGGGGGGGCAACTCGGAAGGGCAGCCGCGTTCGTCACTCGCCCGCGACCGCCGGCCCGCCAGTATTGCCGCGGCGGTTGCGGCGCTTCTCGGCCCACACGCGGAACCGGTCCATGTACAGGTAGACGACCGGCGTCGTATAGAGCGTCAGCACCTGCGACATGACGAGGCCGCCGGCGATCGCGATCCCGAGCGGCGCGCGCAATTCGGCGCCGTCGCCGTTGCCGAACGCGAGCGGCAGCGCGCCGAGCAGCGCCGCCATCGTCGTCATCATGATCGGGCGGAAGCGCAGCAGGCACGCCTCGTGGATCGCGTCGAACGACGACTTCCCGTGATTGCGCGTCTGGTCGATCGCGAAGTCGACCATCATGATCGCGTTCTTCTTCACGATGCCGATCAGCAGGATCACGCCGATCAGCGCGATGATGCTGAACTCCGTCTTGAACAGCAGCAGCGCGAGCAGCGCGCCGACGCCGGCCGACGGCAGCGTCGACAGGATCGTGATCGGGTGGATGTAGCTCTCGTACAGGATGCCGAGCACGATGTAGACGGCCAGCAGCGCGGCGAGGATCAGGATCGGCTGATCGTTCATCGACTGCTGGAACGCCTGCGCGGTGCCCTGGAAGCTGCCGACGATCGTCGGCGGGACGCCGATCTGCGCCATCGTCTGATAGATGATCTGTGTCGCCTGCGACAGCGACACGCCCGGCGGCAAGTTGAACGAGATCGTGGTCGCGACGAACAGCCCCTGGTGGTTGACCGACAGCGGCGTCGTGCTCGGCCCGAACGTCGCGATCGCCGACAGCGGGATCATCGTCGACTTCGAGGTCGACACCGACGCGCCCGACGACGCGCTCGACTTGCCGCTCGCCGCGATCGAATTGAGCGCCTGGTTGCGCGCGGAATCGGACGCGATCGCCGCGGCGCTCTGCGCGGCCGTGCCGGCGCTCGACGTGCCGGCCGAGGTCGCGACGAAGGTGCCGGCGGCTGCGTTGGTGGTCTGCGAGCCGTTCGCGCTGCCCCCCGACGTGCTGATCCACACCTGGTTCAGCATCTCCGGGCTCTGCCAGTACTTCGGCGCGACTTCCATCACGACGTGGTACTGGTTCAGCGGGTTGTAGATCGTCGAGACCTGGCGCTGGCCGAACGCGTCGTACAGCGTGTTGTCGATCTGCGCGGGCTTGATGCCGAACCGCGCGGCGGTGGCGCGGTCGATCGTCACCATCGCCTCGAGACCGCCTTGCTGCTGGTCGGAGTTCACGTCGGTCAGTTCGGGGCGCTTCTGCAGCGCCTCGGTCAGGATCGGCCCCCACTTGTACAGGTCGGCGCTCGAATCGCCGAGCAGCGTGAACTGGTACTGCGCGTTGCTCTGCCGGCCGCCGACGCGGATGTCCTGCGCCGCCTGCAGGAACGTGCGCGCGCCCGCCACGTCCGCCAGCCGCGGGCGCAACTGCTGGATCACCTGATCGGCCGACAGCTTGCGCTCGGTGCGGTCCTTCAGCGTGACGAACATGAAGCCCGAGTTGGTCTGCGTGCCGCCGGTGAAGCCCGCGACGCTCTTCACGTTCGGGTTGCTTTGCACGATGCGCATCATCTCGGAGAATTTCAGCTTCATCGCCTGGAACGACGTCGACTGGTCGGCCTGGATGCCGCCGATCATCAGCCCGGTGTCCTGCTGCGGAAAGAAGCCCTTCGGCACGACGATATACAGGTAGACGTTCAGCCCGATCGTCGCGAACAGCGTCAGCAGGATCAGGAGCGGCCGGCGCAGCGCCCACGACAGCGAGCGCTCGTAGCCGCGCTGCATGCGCGCGAAACCGCGTTCGAGGAAGCGCCCGAAGCGGCCCTCGCTTTGCGGGTCGTGCTGTTCGGGCAGCAGGCGCGCGCACATCATCGGCGTGACCGTGAGCGACACCGCGAGCGACACGGCGATCGCGAGCGACAGCGTCAGCGCGAACTCGCGGAACAGGCGCCCGACGATTCCGCCCATCAGCAGGATCGGCAGGAACACCGCGACGAGCGAGATGCTCATCGACAGCACCGTGAAGCCGACTTCGCGCGCGCCGTCGAACGCGGCCTGCATCCGCGGCTTGCCGTTCTCGATGTGCCGCGAGATGTTCTCGAGCACGACGATCGCATCGTCGACGACGAAGCCGGTCGCGACGATCAGCGCCATCAGCGACAGGTTGTCGATCGAGAAGCCGAGCAGATACATCGCGCCGAACGTGCCGACGATCGAGATCGGCACCGCGACGCTCGGGATCAGCGTCGCGCGCCAGTTGCGCAGGAACAGGAACACGACCATCACGACGAGGCTGACCGCGATCAGCAGCGTGTGTTCGGTGTCCCGCAGCGACGCGCGGATGGTAGTCGAGCGGTCGAGCACCGGCGTGACCGTGATGTCGGCGGGCAGCGACGCGGTGAGCTGCGGCAGCGCCGCGCGCACGCGGTCGATCGTCTCGATGATGTTCGCGCCGGGCGAGCGGTAGAGGATCACGAGCACCGCGCGCTTGCCGTTCGACAGGCCGAGGTTGCGCAGATCCTCGACCGAATCGACGACGTCCGACAGATCGGACAGCCGCACGGCCGAGCCGTTGCGGTAGGCGACGACGAGGTCGCGGTATTGCGACGCCTGGGACGCCTGGTCGTTCGTATAGAGCTGGAAACGCTGCGGGCCGAACTCGATCGCGCCCTTCGGCGCATTGGCGTTCGCGGAAGCCAGCGCCGCGCGCACGTCCTCGAGGCCGATCCCGTAGTGGAACAGCGACTGCGGCTCGAGCTCGACGCGCACGGCCGGGTTCGCGGAGCCGCTCACGGTGACCTGGCCGATTCCGTCGATCTGCGACAGCGACTGCTGCAGCACCGTCGACGCGGCGTCGTACACCTTCGCGGGCGACGCCGTCTCCGAGGTCAGCGACACGACCATGATCGGCGAATCGGCCGGGTTGACCTTGCGGTAGGTCGGATTGCTCTTCAGCGCGGCGGGCAGGTCGGCGCGCGCCGCGTTGATCGCGGCCTGCACGTCGCGCGCGGCGCCGTCGATGTCGCGGTTCAGGCCGAACTGCAGGATGATCCGCGCATTGCCGACGGTGCTCGTCGACGTCATTTCGGAGACGTCCGCGATCGAGCCGAGGTGCCGCTCCAGCGGGCTCGTCACGCTGGTCGCGACCGTTTCCGGGCTCGCGCCCGGCAGCGACGCCTGCACCGAGATCGTCGGAAAGTCGACCTGCGGCAGCGGCGACACCGGCAGCTTGATGAACGCGAACAGGCCCGCGAGCGCGACGCCGAGCGCGAGCAGCGTCGTCGCGACGGGGCGGGTGATGAAGGGGCGCGACAGGTTCATCGGTTATGCACCCGTGTGCTTGCCTGCATCGGCGCCCGGCCCGTGCCGCTCGAACCAGCCGCGTACGCGGCGCGCGAGCGAATCGAAGCCGAGGTAGATCACGGGTGTCGTGAACAGCGTCAGCACCTGCGACACGATCAGGCCGCCGGCGATCGCGATCCCGAGCGGCTGGCGCAGCTCGGAGCCCGCGCCGGAGCCGACGATCAGCGGCACCGCGCCGAGCAGTGCGGCGAGCGTCGTCATCAGGATCGGCCGGAAGCGCAGCAGGCAGGCCTGATAGATCGCCTCGCGCGGCGGCTTGCCTTCGACGCGTTCGGCCTCGAGCGCGAAGTCGATCATCATGATCGCGTTCTTCTTCACGATGCCGATCAGCAGCACGATGCCGATGATCCCGATGATGTCGAGGTCGTGCCCGGTGATCATCAGCGCGAGCAGCGCGCCGACGCCGGCCGACGGCAGCGTCGACAGGATCGTGATCGGGTGGATGTAGCTCTCGTACAGCACGCCGAGCACGATGTACATCGTGACGATCGCCGCGAGGATCAGGAACAGCTGGTTCGACAGCGACGCCTGGAACGCGAGCGCCGCGCCCTGGAAGCGCGTCTGGAACGAGCCGGGCAGCCCGATGTCCTTCTGGGCGGCCTCGATCGCCTTGACGGCCTCGCCGAGCGATGCGCCCGGTGCGAGGTTGAACGAGATCGTCGTCGACGGGAACTGCGACAGGTGCGCGACCAGCAGCGGCGACGGCCGCTCGTGGAACGACGCGATCGACGTCAGCGGCACCTGGCCGCCGCCGGCCGACGGCAGGTAGATGTCGTTCAGCGATTGCGCGTAGTGCTGCTCCTTCGGCTCCGATTCGAGAATCACGCGGTACTGGTTCGACTGCGTGAAGATGGTCGACACGATGCGCTGGCCGAACGCGTCGTACAGCGCGTTGTCGACGGTCGCCGGCGTGATGCCGAAACGCGCGGCGCTCGCGCGGTCGATCTCGATGTACACCGATTGGCCGTTGCTCTGCAGGTCGGTCGCGACGTCGGCGAGCGACGGCTCCTGCTGCAGCCGCGCGACGAGTTTCGGCACCCAGGTCGCGAACTCTTCCGAGTTCGGGCTCGTCAGCATGAACTGGTACTGCGTCGGGCTGACCGTCGAGTCGATCGTCAGATCCTGCACCGGCTGCATGAACAGCGAAATGCCGGTGATGTTCGACACGCGCTGCTGCAGGTCGCGGATGATCTGCGCGGCGGTTTCGGCGCGTTCGTCGCGCGCCTTCAGGTTGATCAGCATCCGGCCGCTGTTCAGCGTGATGTTGCTGCCGTCGACGCCGATGAACGACGTGAGGCTGTCGACGTTCGGGTCCTTCAGGATCGCGGCCGCGAGCGTCTGCTGGCGTTCGGCCATCGCGCCGTACGAGATCGACTGCGGCGCCTGCGTGATCGCCTGGATCACGCCGGTGTCCTGCGCGGGAAAGAAGCCCTTAGGCACGTAGACATAGAGCAGGGCGGTCAGCCCGAGCGTCAGCAGCGCGACGACGAGCGTCGAGCGCTGGCGATTCAGCACCCATTCGAGCGCGACCGCGTAGCGCGCGATCACCCAGTCGATCGCACGGTGCACGCGCGCCTCGAAGCGGTGGCTCTCGGGCGGCGGCGAGTGGCGCAGCAGCTTCGCGCACATCATCGGCACGAGCGTGAGCGACACGATCGCCGAGATCACGATCGTCACCGCGAGCGTGATCGCGAATTCATGGAAGAGGCGCCCGACCACGTCGCCCATGAACAGCAGCGGGATCAGCACCGCGATCAACGACACCGTCAGCGAGATGATCGTGAAGCCGATCTGCCGCGAGCCCTTCAGCGCGGCCTCGAGCCCCGATTCGCCTTCCTCGACGTAGCGCGCGATGTTCTCGATCATCACGATCGCG
This DNA window, taken from Burkholderia cenocepacia, encodes the following:
- a CDS encoding VOC family protein, which encodes MNVQLNHTIVWCRDKHASSRFLTELLELPPPTPFGAMLVVALDNGVSLDFYEQAGEIRSQHYAFLIDEAGFDRVLARIRERGLPHWADPAKRQPGDIYRHNDGRGVYFDDPDGHFLEVMTQPYGLNG
- a CDS encoding efflux RND transporter permease subunit, translating into MNLSRPFITRPVATTLLALGVALAGLFAFIKLPVSPLPQVDFPTISVQASLPGASPETVATSVTSPLERHLGSIADVSEMTSTSTVGNARIILQFGLNRDIDGAARDVQAAINAARADLPAALKSNPTYRKVNPADSPIMVVSLTSETASPAKVYDAASTVLQQSLSQIDGIGQVTVSGSANPAVRVELEPQSLFHYGIGLEDVRAALASANANAPKGAIEFGPQRFQLYTNDQASQASQYRDLVVAYRNGSAVRLSDLSDVVDSVEDLRNLGLSNGKRAVLVILYRSPGANIIETIDRVRAALPQLTASLPADITVTPVLDRSTTIRASLRDTEHTLLIAVSLVVMVVFLFLRNWRATLIPSVAVPISIVGTFGAMYLLGFSIDNLSLMALIVATGFVVDDAIVVLENISRHIENGKPRMQAAFDGAREVGFTVLSMSISLVAVFLPILLMGGIVGRLFREFALTLSLAIAVSLAVSLTVTPMMCARLLPEQHDPQSEGRFGRFLERGFARMQRGYERSLSWALRRPLLILLTLFATIGLNVYLYIVVPKGFFPQQDTGLMIGGIQADQSTSFQAMKLKFSEMMRIVQSNPNVKSVAGFTGGTQTNSGFMFVTLKDRTERKLSADQVIQQLRPRLADVAGARTFLQAAQDIRVGGRQSNAQYQFTLLGDSSADLYKWGPILTEALQKRPELTDVNSDQQQGGLEAMVTIDRATAARFGIKPAQIDNTLYDAFGQRQVSTIYNPLNQYHVVMEVAPKYWQSPEMLNQVWISTSGGSANGSQTTNAAAGTFVATSAGTSSAGTAAQSAAAIASDSARNQALNSIAASGKSSASSGASVSTSKSTMIPLSAIATFGPSTTPLSVNHQGLFVATTISFNLPPGVSLSQATQIIYQTMAQIGVPPTIVGSFQGTAQAFQQSMNDQPILILAALLAVYIVLGILYESYIHPITILSTLPSAGVGALLALLLFKTEFSIIALIGVILLIGIVKKNAIMMVDFAIDQTRNHGKSSFDAIHEACLLRFRPIMMTTMAALLGALPLAFGNGDGAELRAPLGIAIAGGLVMSQVLTLYTTPVVYLYMDRFRVWAEKRRNRRGNTGGPAVAGE
- a CDS encoding MdtB/MuxB family multidrug efflux RND transporter permease subunit, with amino-acid sequence MNPSRLFILRPVGTALLMAAIMLAGLVALRFLPLAALPEVDYPTIQVQTFYPGASPEVMTSSVTAPLERQFGQMPSLNQMSSQSSAGASVITLQFSLDLPLDIAEQEVQAAINAAGNLLPSDLPAPPIYAKVNPADAPVLTLAVKSKTLPLTQVQDLADTRLAMKISQIAGVGLVSLSGGNRPAVRIQANPTALAKYGMNLDDLRTTISNLNVNTPKGNFDGPTRAYTINANDQLTSADQYNSAVVAYKNGRPVMLTDVATVVAGSENTKLGAWVNSDPAIILNVQRQPGANVIATVDAIKAQLPKLQETLPAALDVEIVTDRTTMIRAAVRDVQFELLLAVALVVLVMYLFLANVYATIIPSLSVPLSLIGTLAVMYMAGFSLNNLSLMALTIATGFVVDDAIVMIENIARYVEEGESGLEAALKGSRQIGFTIISLTVSLIAVLIPLLFMGDVVGRLFHEFAITLAVTIVISAIVSLTLVPMMCAKLLRHSPPPESHRFEARVHRAIDWVIARYAVALEWVLNRQRSTLVVALLTLGLTALLYVYVPKGFFPAQDTGVIQAITQAPQSISYGAMAERQQTLAAAILKDPNVDSLTSFIGVDGSNITLNSGRMLINLKARDERAETAAQIIRDLQQRVSNITGISLFMQPVQDLTIDSTVSPTQYQFMLTSPNSEEFATWVPKLVARLQQEPSLADVATDLQSNGQSVYIEIDRASAARFGITPATVDNALYDAFGQRIVSTIFTQSNQYRVILESEPKEQHYAQSLNDIYLPSAGGGQVPLTSIASFHERPSPLLVAHLSQFPSTTISFNLAPGASLGEAVKAIEAAQKDIGLPGSFQTRFQGAALAFQASLSNQLFLILAAIVTMYIVLGVLYESYIHPITILSTLPSAGVGALLALMITGHDLDIIGIIGIVLLIGIVKKNAIMMIDFALEAERVEGKPPREAIYQACLLRFRPILMTTLAALLGAVPLIVGSGAGSELRQPLGIAIAGGLIVSQVLTLFTTPVIYLGFDSLARRVRGWFERHGPGADAGKHTGA